CTAAAGATATGGTGTCTTCAAATGTATAATACAATCATAGgatttttctcattaaaaataaaaaatacaaggataaattacacgtcaccccctgatttttgaaaaaactgaaatcaccccctagtttagaccccaatatgacaaattagtccctatcgttagttttatgttgttaagtgatgatgtcagccagttaaataaatttaaatccctaaactacccttgatcaaTGTTAAAGATGAAGGAACATaaattttgaagggtagtattgtaaatttaattctactattttagtacaagggtaaactagtcctttcacaccaataactaacagcaaactaacactGTCACTGTAgagagggtgatttgagttttttcaaaaatcagggggtgatctgagttttgtttgaaaaccaggagatgacgtgtaatttacccaaaatacAATCatagaattttatttatttatttaatttgcAATGCTTGGTACTTCTTTTTACTACAAATTATCTATGATAGGTGGATCCAAGGGAAACTTTGTCTTTGAGTTTCAAAAGGACTATATAAGGGCCACAGCTTCAATGGCTCAACTActctttcacacacacacacacacacacacacagttgCTTTCATTAAAGGGACATCTCTTATGGACCACTCATCTTCCTTATTGAATGGCCGAAAAGGCTTCCAGTACAAGATATAGTATTCATTTATATGGGATGCCATGGCTCATGGATTATCTTATTGCAAACGTAGCAAACTCCAATGGTTTGACTATTTTGGTCTTGctatggaaaaaaaatgtaaagaaCCTTCTAAgttttttagtttattattttttatgtaattttttcatttattaatGCAAGTATTTATCCAGGACCCTCTATGGCTTAAGCAGTACGGAAACTGATCTATTGATATATGTTGGAGTTTCATGCGAAAGCAATTATCTTACATCGGATGTGAGTAGTGCGGCGTGAAATGGatttgggcaccctctccttaatgacTAACTTTTAAgaatgagttctacccaagtcccaATTAACTATTAAATTATGAgagaaagttctttgtccgagagtgtggcctatgccagcaccatttgaaaagacacctctacccctttgttttgaagaggagaaagatagacacatggaagtgttggcataggccacactcctggacagaaaactacttccctaaattTATCATGTATAAATagatcttttatgttttttattcatttattttatgggaaatgGCAGGGTATGCTAAAGATGTACCATAAGCTGGCATCTTATgtagtctatctctcttttcccccCTTTGAGTGGTaagagagtcatttcaaagggggaggggggagggaagtgagagatagacacataaaatGCTAGCTTAtagtataccgctagcataccatccctctcccttattttattttggttttgattaagAACCCTATATGATATATATGCCTTTCAGTTCATATAAATTAAAGATGTGCATGTTGCATACATGAGTTCACAAGAATGTACACATCAAAAGATTATTTTGTTTGTTCTGTGCCAATTTTTTACATTTGGCCTACTCATTGCTGTTATCATATTTGAATGCGATTGAAAGAAAATGAGACAAGACAAGCTACATCATTGTGATAACGAAAACTTagcggaaaaaaaaatagtatggtttaatatgttatttttaaatgaaataattatatatttaattatcCAAGTATGTCCATTatatattttcaaaacctcGGAAATAGTTGCATtgagtagtttttttttccttaaaaaaaacaatggAATCCTAATACGCGGCAGACAAAAATTCCCAAAATTGTTCATATTGAAACATTCTCCCATTTAATGGCAAATCCCCAAGATTTAACAATTCATTAGATGTCAAATTAAAAAGCAATTTAAAGCAAGGACATGCATGTGAGAAGCTAGCTACATCATGATAATTAATAAAGAAGTTAAAATATTGTATATATTTCTATATATGGGAAAAGAATTTGCACAACGTCAGTCCAAAAATGAAATTGTACACCTCTTTACATATCATTGTTCATGTGAGGAGGTGATATACGCCATAAAATGCCCCTCCCCCTATTGTCATATTCCAAAAAGGGTTTCTTCATTCGCCCGAAGCTGCACTCGGGCAGTGTAGGGAATCCTCTCTCTTGTCATTTCATATGGACAATGGATCATAGTTGCAACAGCTTAGACATTCAATATAATGTGGTCCTATTTCACCATAATGATATTTAACTAGCTATTTTAGGAGATAGTTGAGTTTGACACCAATTCCTAGTAATTGAACAATTCATCATAGTTATCAAATTAGGAGACACTAACTGTAAAAAATCGATACAACAAGCTACATCACAGTAATAACAAACTAATTCTTAAACTTATTTGGACGATGGCCGCTAACATTTCGAGCATTTGGACTGATTGGATTACAATCGCTATCTCCGAAAAGACTCCATTTGGACGGTTGTATGCTCCCAAAGTTCCTCTCTGGTGTGGAAGCAAATGGTGAAGTTTAGAGGCCTTGTGAAAAGATCGATAGTCTCAAGCGTTGATGATGGCTCCTCAACCCTTCTATGGCTTGACCATTGGCATCCCCATGTGGTGCTCTTGGATAGATACGATGATCAGATTAGGTATGATGCAAGGGTGGTTCACATGACTTAAGTTTCATTGATCCAAGTGAATGGTGTTTGGAGTCCAGGACCTACCCCTTCCGCCTCCTCCAAGCTACATGGGCAGCCCTGGCTTCCATAAGGAGGAGACAGAGTGGGAGTGGGGATTTGGTTAGGTGGGAAGCTTCCTCCTCTGTAAACTTTTCCTCATGCTTGTCTTGGGATTGAGATGATTCTTGCCTAGCGTCCGTGGTTCCTTGGTCTTAATTTACTGATTTGGTTTCTTTGCCTTCAAAGGATTTGCTCCAAGCTAGGTCTATTGGGGTCTTGGTATGGGAAAAAAATGTCAAGAATAAAGTTTTttcatttattaatttttatgtaattttttcatttatattgTTAGTATTTATCCAGGACCCTTTAAGGCTTAAGCAGTATGGAAACTCTATTGATACATGTTGGGGTTCCACATGAAAGCATACATCGGATGTGAGTAGTCCGATGTGAAATGGACTTGGATGCCCTCTCCTTAATGACTAACTTTTAAGAATGAGCTCTACCCGGCCAAGTTCCAACTAACTATTAaatttatgggagaaagttctctgtccgggagtgtggcctgtGCCAGctctcccatgagtctatctctctccttcccatttgaaaagacacctctacccccttgttttgaggaaaaagatagacacatgggagtgctggcgtaagctacactcccgaacagaaaactactttcctAAATTTATCAGGTATAAatagatcttttatttttttttattcatttattttatggTAAAAGGTTGGGTATGCTAGTGATCGATATACCGTAAGCTAGCACCTTATgtggtctatctctctcttcctccctttgaaggGTAAGGAAGTCATATCAAAGggggggaaaagagagagatagacacagagtGCTAGCTTACAGTATATCCttagcatacccatccctctcccttattttattttggtttttattttagttttaattaagAACCATACATGCCATACATGCCTTCAGTTCATGTAAATTAAAGATGTGCATGTGTTGCATACATGAGTTCACAAGAATGTATACATCAAAAGATTATTTTGTCTGTTCGGTGCCAATTTTTTACATGTGGACTACTCATTGTTGTTATCATATTTGAATGCGATTGAAAGCAAATGAgacattttaccaaaaaaaaagcaaatgaGACAAGACAAGCTACATCATTGTGATAACGAAAActtagtgaaaaaaaaaattgatatggTTTAATATGTTATTCTTAAATGAAATAGATATATACTTTAATTATCCAAGTATGTCCATTATATATTTTCAAACCTCGAAAATAGTTGCATTGAGTAgtgtttttttccttaaaaaacaaTGGAATCCTAATGCGTGGcaaataaaaattcacaaaatgtTCATATTGAAATATTGTCCCATTCAATGGCGAATCCCCAAGATTTAACAATTCATAAGATGTCAAATTAAAAGGCAATTGAAAGCAAGGACATGCATGTGAGAAACTAGCTACATCATGATAATTAATAAAGAAGTTAAAATATTGTATATATTtctatatatgggaaaaaggttttataatgaaattgtaTACCTCTTCACATATCATTGTTCATGCGAGGAAGTGATAGCTCATAAATGCCCCTTCCCCTATTGTCTGATTCGAAAGGGGGTCCCTTCATTCGCCCGAAACTGCAGTCAGGCAGTGTAGGGAATCCCTCtctcttgtcatttcacatggacaatgGACCATAGTTGCAACAACTTAGACATTCAGTATAACGTGGGCTTAATATTTCACCATATGATGTATAAGTAGCTATCTTAGGAGATAGTTGAGTTTGACCCAAATCTTGATAATTGAACAATTCATCATAGTtatcaaatttggaggtacTGACCGTAAAAAATCAATACGACAAGCTACATCACAGTAATAACGAACTAAATCTTTAACTTATTTGGACGATGACCGCTAAAATCCCGAGCATTTTGACCGATTGGATCTACGACCGCTATATCCAAAAAGGCTCTATTTGAACAGTTGTATGCTCCCAAAGATCCTCTCGGTGTGGAAGCAAATGGTGAAGCTTAGAGGTCTTGTGAGAGGATCGATAGTCTCAAGCATTGATGATGCCCCCTCAACCCTTCTTTGGCTTGACCATTGACATCTCCATGGGGTGCTCTTTGATAGATACGTTGACCGGATTAGGTATGATGCAGGGGCAATTCGCATGGCTTTAGTTGTCAATCCAAGTTGATGGTGTTTGGAGTCCAGGCCTCGCCCCAGCTACTTGGGCAGCCCTCCCTTCCATAAGGAGGAGACTGAGTGGGAGTGGGGATTTGGTTAGGTGGGAAGTATCCTCCTTTGTAAGCTTTTCCTCATCCTTGGCTTGGGATCAAGATGATTCATGCTAAGTGCCCATGGTTCCTTGGTCTTTACTGATTTGGTTTCCATGCTTTCAAAGGATTTGCTCCAAGCTAGGCCTAGTAGGGTCTCTACTTCATGCATCTTATATTGGAATGGAAGTGAATCTTTcgaccacctcttctttgattatTGCTACTCTCGCTTTCTATGGGTGAGCATTCTTAAGATATGCTAGCCAACTTCGAGGTAGATCTTTGACTTTGAGCATGAATGGTGGTGTATTCTCTCGGCATTAAAGGAAAATCTTGTCATAACAGGATGGGAAAGATTGCGTTTTGTGCTACGGTGTACCATGTTTGGTCTGAGAGAAATATAAGGTCTGGTAAGTCGAGGACTCATCAACAAATATGGGACTGCATTAAGCTTGAGATCAGGGGCAAACTAGAGAGCAATATTCCTATTGTTCCAGGTACGTATAGAATTCGCCTAATTGTTTTGAGTTGGAATATTCCAACCGCCTTCCCCCCCTTAGTGGTCTTTTCAAATTGGTTTGGTCGGCCTCTCTCCCCTTTCCTCCCCTCTGGGTGTTGTATTATTGGCGCTTTGttgaatatattttcatttataaataaataaataaaataacgaACTAATTATAAATGTGGCATGATTTAAAGTATTTTTCTCCgacaaaaatagaaatatatctaaatgaattttaaaaaattgataaaaaaaataatttattgatGAAAGGATCATGAGCTACCTGACGTTTCTCCCTCACATTGGAGAAGGAGCCAGGGAGTCGAAATAGGCCAAACAGTCAGACATGCAACTACTAAGAAATGTGGtacaaaacaaatgaatttgATAGTACGAAGAACCTGGTGGAGAGAAATACAGAGATTAGACGTATGGTATAGTATGGAAAAGATCCGGTCGGTGCCAGTAATTAATGTTGTACTATtatttgaaatattaaatgGTAGAAAAAATATTCTTGGTGGATATCACACAAACATCAAAGGGATCGAACTTCATTAAATTGTAGATTCAGTCTGGTGGCAAGTTTCATAATTATTTCTCTAAATTGTACCATTTTGAATTCAATAGCCGGAAAAATAAGTTGTGAGTACAGTTtatttaatttggtttaatTAAGCTTAAGagtacatgcatgcatggtggCTTGGGGAGCGTGGGGCTCACATCTGACGGTTTGCAGTGCATGGGCATGCAGCCCAATAACCCACCTATGTGTTGGATTGTGTGCCCATGCACTGCAGACTGTCAAATGATGCGCTACACGTTGTGTCGCACTGTGAAGGATCCAAATCCGGCCTGGGGATGGattattgaattttttcaatTCCATCAGTACTAGTTAATCAGTACTGTCTGAGTTTGTTGTAGAGTAGTTGGTTTTCTTAGAGAGTTATAAAGATCTTTTCTGTTTTTCACAGATTAGAGGTGGAGGTGTCATCAGCTTTAGCTACTCTCCTTTAAATTTCAACCCCACCAATTTATGTATTTCACATGGGATCTCAACTTTATCAAGGTCTCTAGCTACCTTCTCCTCAATGCCTCCTTCATAAATAAACCAACACCATAGGGAAAGAAGAACACTTTATTATATATAGGTTTATTTAATTAGTGTAGAGGTTTAATTTCATTGACTTGATTATTAATGATCTCattacaaacccaaaaaaaaataaaattaacccTAATAAATTAAGAACAATTGAATTTGTAAACTTGTTTTTGAACCTTAAGTGGGCATGAAGATTATGCAAATGAATTTGATTAATTACAGTTCTATTGGGTTCCACGCGGAAGGCAGAGGTAATAATTTTACATCAGATGTGAGTAGGCTGATGTGAAGACTTACAAGTACTTGGCCATCCTCTCCTACTAAAAGAAAAGTGATTTTTGACTACGGAATTTGGCGACCGATTTTTTTATCTCTATCACCAAAAATAACTATCGTCATAAATGATTTACCACGACGATAACTATTAGTCTGTAGCCCTAATTGAAAAGTACGATTTAAAATCATAAACACTAGGTAAAAGATCAATGATTCCTAACTCTAACTAAAATATTTAGCTATTAATGGCCAAAAGTACTTAATTTCTTGTACAATTAAGTATGATCTCCAATATTCATTTTCAGCAGGAAAAAATGGATCAACACTTCTAAAACTAAACATTTATGATGAAAACATAAAGGCTTTACAAAGTAGGTTTGGATTATCCCAAAATCATCATTGTATcatatcttcatcttcattaGCTTAATAAGAGGTGGAGATATTTTACCATGATGGGTCATCTTCACCAACATAAAATTTAATGAAAATCATATAAAGTTCCACACATTGATGCTAAAAGAGGCTTTGACTTCTTGTGCTAGTGGTTGTACCATAATATTGGACAGAAGAAACAGGTTTGTAAACATCATGAAACAATAATGCTTTTTTAGAGATTTAAACATTGCAATCAAGTAGCCACCAAAATAGATAGGACacaattccatacatgcatgaCTTGCAAATTAATAATTtgctacctttttttttttaagtggtCCTAGGGGTAGAAAGGacattaaataaaattaaaaacccACTACACAATCCTTTTCAATGTTAAACTTTTTCATGTTCTCACAACTATATATATAGACATAAACAACCAAATCACTAACCAAAGCAATTCAGCTCTTGTTGTGAAGTTGTGAGTTCTTAagagtttttgcatttttcagGGTTGTCCAAAACTCTGATCTCCATGGAGTTTCCTTTGGCTTTCCTGATAGTAGTTTTTCTAGGGATAACTACTCTTGTCTCTCAAGTAGAGGCCCGTGCATTCTTCGTCTTCGGTGATTCACTTGTCGATGCTGGTAACAACAATTACTTGGCAACCACTGCTCGTGCTGATTCGCCTCCTTATGGCCTTGACTACCCGACTCGTCGACCCACTGGTCGTTTCTCCAATGGACTTATCATCCCAGACATTATCAGTTGAGTAGTTCtaaattcttctttcttttgatagttgtttttggtttcctttattaggggttttccccctttttttttcccgttaatttatttttcattcatccaaaaaaaaaaaaaaaataattaataattaatgtaCTAACTATCATTAGGTGAGTCTATTCGTGAGGAGTCTGTATTGCCCTACTTGAGCCCACAACTCACAGGAGCCAGACTACAAAATGGTGCTAACTTTGCTTCGGCCGGGATCGGAGTTCTTAACGACACCGGAGTCCAATTCGTAAGCACAAATTAATtaagttaaattttttttttgttaataagTACAAATTAAGTTATTAATTTGAGTTATGTGATATAATTTGCAGGTAAACATAATTAGAATGCCAAGGCAATTGGCGTATTTTCAGGAACACCAACAGAGAGTGACTCAACAAATTGGAGCTGCACGGACAAAGCGGCTAGTGAACCAAGCACTTGTTCTTATTACAGTTGGTGGCAATGACTTTGTTAACAATTACTATTTGGTTCCAGGCTCAGTTAGATCTCGTCAATATTCTCTCCCTGATTACGTTCGCTTTGTCATTTCTGAGTATAAAAAGCTTCTAAAGGTAACTAGCTATTGTCTCTCTATGCATCCTTTACACAAGTTCATGGTGTAAGGGTCTCACACCCACATTAATGTGAGCAGTCacgaaaaaagagagagagagagatttggatcctctgcggccTGGGGTTGTGGGGTCATCGTGCTGTGTACAACTCCCAAGTCACCACGTCAGCACATATgctcatccaatggttgggtaTCTAGCTCCTCAAAAATACTGttcaaaattcatatttgaaaGGAGCTTGATGTCCAACCAGATGGACATATGTGTTGAGGTGACAACCTGGGAGTTGAACGCAGCACGATGGCGACAAAGTAGCCAgatccgagagagagagagtggagttATTATTGGATGATGTGTAGTAGTTGAGAATGTGAGTCGAATTATGGAGTGTGGTGCTTGCCCATTATTAGAGCCCTTATAATAGAAGCCATGAATGAAAATAATGGAAGGAAGAGGAAAACCACATTGCATTATAACCCACATTATCAGAGCTATTTTCATGGGCCAACCCTAGGAATGTCTTAATGACACCTTTATAGGTGTATTAAAAGCATTACACCCCACATTATCAAAGCTATTCTCATGGGCCAACCCTTTAAGTCAAGGGTAGAAATGGAAATTCATTCACCACGGGGCTTCAGATGTGCgtggaagggtatttttgggaaTAAATAGGGTTTGTGAATCCTACGACTTGGTCAAGGAAAACTTTTCCCTAATATACATATGAAGTGAGTTTAAATACGATCACTAAAAAAGAAgtatatattataataagaaggtatagaaaataagattacaaataATTTGACACCTTAGGGTTGTtaataagaaaagaaatcctTTAATTAAATTACTAATGTTTCACAATTTGTGTATTTGCAGAGGCTGTATGACTTGGGGGCTCGTAGTGTTCTTGTGACTGGAACTGGACCTCTAGGTTGTGTTCCAGCTGAGCTTGCCCAGAGGAGCCGTGACGGCTCTTGTGCCGCTGACCTGCAACAAGCTGCCGCCCTCTACAACCCTCAACTCGTTCAGATGATTAACCAACTCAACGGGGAAATCGGTACTCGGGTTTTCTTCGCCGTTAATGTGCAACGGATGAGAACTGATTTCATCAGTAACCCTCAAGCATATGGTAAGTTAAGTAGTAATTGAATCATGAGGTAAAATTTAGACCAAATTGAGTGGTCGATTTGGTTGAACCGGAACATGGTTCATTCAATAACTATCAATTTCCCGTCTAGGGATGCCTGGACGttaattctctattttttttttttttttttgggggtaatgACAGGTTTTGTCACATCAAAGATCGCATGTTGTGGGCAAGGACCTTACAATGGGCTTGGACTCTGCACAGTTGCTTCAAACCTTTGTCCAAACCGAAATATTTATGCATTTTGGGATCCATTCCACCCAAGTGAACGGGCGAACCGGTACATCGTCCAACAGATCCTTTCCGGCACCAACGATTATATGTACCATGGGAATCTAAGCACCATCTTGTCCACCATTGATTCCAGAGTTGCTGCTATTGATTCCAAGGTCTAATAATGGTCCATTAGATCATCTTTTCCTTCTATACTGCAATTGTTCATGTTTTCTGTCAAGTTTGCCGGCGAGATCGATCATCGATATATGTCTAAAAAACAGGAGGGATATGTACGTGGCCGGCGCCGTGCATTCGTGTTTTAGGTGTTTGTTAGAGTGTCCGGTGGATCAACTATAGAAGGATGAGATTTTTACTTTCCATGGTGTCAGATTGTTGTCTTTGAAGTAGTGTAAGGGAAGGCTACTGGTTTTGAGTGTCCACAATAGGtggtttaataaaaaataaatgtgtAAACAAAAAACACCTTACACTCTTCTAGCCACAAATGATTTgatatcaaaaataaataaataaataaatcttaCATTAtggttctctcttttctttttttctttatttcgaATATTATCTGGACCCCTGAACTTTATTAATAATTGtggaaaaattaaataaaaaggggAACATAAGCGCCTTATCCCAACccaaggagaaaacaaaaactctCAACCACtcaagaaaacccaaacccaaccccTTACATCAGGagagaacaaaaaaaccaaaagcctATTTCCTGAGGATTAGAAAACCAGTTTTATTTTCTCACAAAATTCATCCAAGGCCCCCTGAGAGCGTAGACCCAGCATGGAAAACACCGTCTCAATGCCCTTGGGTTACTAATTACTGATTGTTGTAGTTAGTTTTTATATTCCTttttagctctctctctctctctctgactttggctcccccttcccctccctctctccccccccccccaagcatCACCTTCCCCCTGTTCACTACATATCGCTGCCCTCCCCTGCCCCTCActtgcctcccccccccccacccccctttttCCGTAACCTCGCCCCTTCCTTAATTCCGCTAATGAAAGGTTCAGTGGCAGCAAGATTAAGTTTACTAACAGACCCCATTCTTATAATCACAGAAAGAGTTGTTAATGATATATGAATATATGAtataaaaaacagagaaaagaaaactcAAGTTGAGCACAAGATCCCTTGAATCATGAGAAGTTTAGAT
The nucleotide sequence above comes from Telopea speciosissima isolate NSW1024214 ecotype Mountain lineage chromosome 3, Tspe_v1, whole genome shotgun sequence. Encoded proteins:
- the LOC122656791 gene encoding GDSL esterase/lipase At5g33370-like, giving the protein MEFPLAFLIVVFLGITTLVSQVEARAFFVFGDSLVDAGNNNYLATTARADSPPYGLDYPTRRPTGRFSNGLIIPDIISESIREESVLPYLSPQLTGARLQNGANFASAGIGVLNDTGVQFVNIIRMPRQLAYFQEHQQRVTQQIGAARTKRLVNQALVLITVGGNDFVNNYYLVPGSVRSRQYSLPDYVRFVISEYKKLLKRLYDLGARSVLVTGTGPLGCVPAELAQRSRDGSCAADLQQAAALYNPQLVQMINQLNGEIGTRVFFAVNVQRMRTDFISNPQAYGFVTSKIACCGQGPYNGLGLCTVASNLCPNRNIYAFWDPFHPSERANRYIVQQILSGTNDYMYHGNLSTILSTIDSRVAAIDSKV